The proteins below come from a single Metarhizium brunneum chromosome 1, complete sequence genomic window:
- the PRTA_0 gene encoding Aspergillopepsin-2, producing MRQALTLTLAAVTGVFAAPAATTGPSGKTSVHNKRADFYWGGAVQEGPPGTGWNYVQGSVVVPSFGGGDNQHSANMWVGIDGDDCTSAILQTGLVAYGDGTFWLWTEWWKHPMQSYEASLAFSPNDTLRFTVHATSTTSGTTTVENLSSGHAVSHTFTSESAYPLCETDAEWILEDWQYDGQPVALENWGTIKIFDTVAKSPGKQVTAAGSGIVNININGRTLTSSSVDSDGTVSVTYIGPN from the coding sequence ATGCGTCAGGCTCTCACTCTTACACTCGCCGCCGTGACGGGCGTCTTTGCCGCACCGGCCGCCACTACCGGCCCAAGTGGCAAGACGTCCGTCCACAACAAGCGAGCGGACTTTTATTGGGGAGGCGCGGTGCAAGAAGGCCCTCCGGGCACCGGCTGGAACTACGTTCAAGGCAGCGTAGTCGTCCCCAGCTTCGGCGGAGGAGACAACCAGCACTCGGCAAACATGTGGGTGGGAatcgacggcgacgactgCACGAGCGCCATCTTGCAGACCGGCCTCGTGGCCTACGGAGACGGCACATTCTGGCTATGGACAGAATGGTGGAAGCACCCCATGCAAAGCTACGAGGCCAGCCTCGCCTTCTCACCTAATGATACCCTGCGCTTTACCGTGCACGCCACGTCCACCACCTCGGGCACCACAACCGTCGAGAACCTGAGCAGCGGACACGCCGTCTCGCATACGTTTACAAGCGAGAGTGCCTACCCGCTCTGCGAGACGGATGCTGAATGGATCCTCGAAGACTGGCAGTACGACGGTCAGCCGGTCGCCCTGGAGAACTGGGGCACGATTAAGATTTTCGACACTGTTGCTAAGAGCCCCGGAAAGCAAGTCACGGCTGCTGGTTCTGGCATTGTTAATATCAACATCAACGGCCGGACTCTTACTAGCAGTAGTGTTGACTCGGATGGAACCGTCAGCGTCACGTATATTGGTCCCAACTAA